From the Daucus carota subsp. sativus chromosome 8, DH1 v3.0, whole genome shotgun sequence genome, one window contains:
- the LOC135148498 gene encoding uncharacterized protein LOC135148498: protein MVDASPVDEGGADVEATGNPDMASNVPKFVKRSTKYEDLFGEASDPQAPLPVKPLSQLPSPSLEQKKASSGGRKRDPSKTAEAGSSAEGRTSKKPRLTLARSSPASSSSQKTQLFQRMLSDQVPEATVREWDRLSIAEATRDKVVANAKSLFLDLKMGEHVADTARVNEKMRADLKQAKADLASAVKDRDLVRKANQELKEAEAKVREERRKEDAVRRSLEEETDGLGKMVKRLEGQVKELQEAAAAAKATRKEREAAVFEAGVAAGVKDCVKSAYRFFPDNDWAKLGPDAAVALEEAKVEEATSSGKAEASAKEVLGGTSEGETAAKDRQEAEKASLPELDVVAQVEALVVAPSSNAISSDALAIDEDPTASSSPAAS from the exons ATGGTggatgcatcccccgttgacgaggggggtgcagatgtggaggcgacgggaaacccag ATATGGCTTCCAACGTTCCCAAATTCGTCAAGCGCTCCACCAAGTACGAGGACCTGTTCGGGGAGGCCTCTGATCCTCAGGCTCCCCTTCCGGTCAAGCCACTCTCTCAGCTTCCTTCTCCCTCTCTGGAGCAAAAGAAGGCCTCCTCCGGGGGTCGCAAGCGGGACCCCTCCAAGACTGCTGAGGcggggtcttcagctgaaggccgcACAAGCAAGAAGCCCAGGTTAACCCTGGCCCGCAGCTCTCCCGCTTCCTCCTCTTCTCAAAAAACTCAGCTATTTCAGCGGATGCTCTCCGACCAGGTCCCCGAGGCTACTGTCCGGGAGTGGGACAGGCTTTCAATAGCCGAGGCCACCCGTGACAAGGTGGTGGCCAACGCTAAGAGCTTGTTCCTCGAtctgaagatgggggagcatGTTGCTGACACCGCCCGGGTCAATGAGAAGATGAGGGCGGACTTGAAGCAGGCTAAGGCGGACCTGGCTTCCGCCGTCAAAGACAGAGATCTTGTGCGGAAGGCCAACCAGGAGCTGAAGGAGGCTGAAGCCAAggtccgtgaggagaggaggaaGGAGGATGCCGTGAGGCGTTCCTTGGAGGAGGAGACGGATGGCCTGgggaagatggtgaagaggCTGGAGGGCCAGGTGAAGGAGTTGCAGGAGGCTGCCGCCGCTGCGAAGGCGACGAGGAAGGAGCGGGAGGCCGCCGTTTTCGAGGCCGGAGTTGCCGCAGGGGTCAAGGACTGCGTGAAATCGGCCTACCGCTTCTTCCCTGACAACGACTGGGCCAAGTTGGGGCCCGATGCGGCGGTAGCCCTTGAGGAGGCAAAAGTTGAAGAAGCCACCAGCTCTGGGAAAGCCGAAGCCAGTGCCAAGGAAGTTCTTGGGGGTACTTCTGAGGGAGAAACTGCGGCTAAGGACCGACAGGAGGCTGAGAAGGCATCCCTTCCGGAACTTGATGTGGTGGCCCAGGTGGAGGCCTTAGTTGTGGCTCCCTCCTCGAACGCAATCTCCTCGGACGCCCTGGCAATCGATGAAGACCCCACGGCCTCCTCCTCTCCAGCTGCTTCTTAA
- the LOC108198277 gene encoding uncharacterized protein LOC108198277, which translates to MTSELIASHRENAIIVTSEEDIKQKAAELTKNFQLPGGLIPLGEVAEIGHNPATGFFWTIRRNKLEHLNKKIGKKTTFEKEVTAFLEERRMKKVTGVKSKELMLWVSITDIRIDDPASGKIIFTATAGITKTFPISAFED; encoded by the coding sequence ATGACATCAGAACTCATAGCCAGCCACCGCGAGAACGCGATCATAGTCACCAGTGAAGAAGATATTAAGCAAAAAGCAGCTGAGCTGACGAAGAATTTTCAGCTTCCAGGAGGGCTGATCCCACTGGGAGAAGTTGCGGAGATTGGGCACAACCCTGCAACTGGATTCTTCTGGACCATTCGAAGGAACAAGCTCGAGCATTTGAACAAAAAGATTGGCAAGAAGACGACATTTGAGAAGGAGGTGACAGCTTTTTTGGAGGAAAGGAGGATGAAGAAGGTGACTGGTGTCAAGTCCAAGGAGCTTATGCTTTGGGTTTCCATTACTGATATCCGCATTGATGATCCTGCTTCGGGGAAGATTATCTTCACTGCGACTGCTGGAATCACTAAGACCTTTCCAATCTCTGCTTTTGAGGACTAA
- the LOC108198278 gene encoding uncharacterized protein LOC108198278 yields the protein MSSELIASHREGAIVVTGEEAIKQKAAELTKNAFLPSGLIPLGEIVEIGHNPTTGFFWTLRKKKLEHFNKKINKKSTFDTEVTAFIEERRMRKVTGVKSKELMLWVSITDIRIDDPASGKIIFTATAGITKTFLVSAFEDEEEEKKVEVEVEAETVEAVKEVSEPEKEEAEVKKVEEVEKVVEVKN from the coding sequence ATGTCATCAGAACTCATCGCCAGTCACCGTGAGGGCGCCATCGTAGTCACCGGAGAAGAGGCGATCAAGCAAAAAGCCGCCGAGCTCACGAAGAATGCCTTCCTCCCATCAGGCCTAATTCCACTAGGCGAAATCGTGGAGATCGGGCACAACCCTACTACCGGCTTCTTCTGGACTCTTCGCAAGAAGAAGTTGGAACATTTCAACAAAAAGATTAACAAGAAGTCGACGTTCGACACGGAGGTCACGGCGTTTATAGAGGAGAGGAGGATGAGGAAGGTGACAGGTGTCAAGTCCAAGGAGCTCATGCTTTGGGTTTCCATTACTGATATTCGCATTGATGATCCGGCTTCTGGGAAGATCATCTTCACTGCCACTGCTGGTATTACCAAGACCTTCTTGGTCTCGGCTTTCGAGGACGAGGAGGAGGAGAAGAAGGTGGAGGTAGAGGTGGAGGCGGAGACGGTGGAGGCGGTTAAGGAGGTGTCTGAGCCTGAAAAAGAGGAGGCAGAGGTGAAAAAAGTGGAAGAGGTTGAAAAGGTAGTGGAGGTCAAGAACTAA
- the LOC108197518 gene encoding S-linalool synthase, which produces MESYTSEAAVSIQVLVKEMKQKLFSPQLQNSSESPSAYDTAWLAMIPDSNNTKNPMFKSCVQWVLNNQKEGGFWGDEDYLIHTLSSTLACILALATWNVGPKNIQLGKSYVVTNAKKLLDGNDRKLPRWFTIVFPAMLEQAERVDLHLNLPRELKALVSSFNVGREKIDDENEHTSLITLSCPEAHFSACNIDKLHLVKNFTEDGYIFKSPFASAAGYMATGHPALLKYLESVVQKFPCGVPSVYPVDEDLIKLCTLDKLINLGLAEYFAVEIEETLAQIYRSYNKNRAREQEDIHLALVNIYKGALAFRLLRFHGFDVTPGIFCWFFDHKNIMDHLEENSDYFASTLYNIYRASDLTFPGETELDDAKSFSRRLLERIVSVEYDRYGDNISQSFKQMIKKELTNPWIARVDHLDHRMWIENINAPLLCLEKPSFSRLSCLDDDILIQLSVQNYNFRQSIFRRELEELKSWSKQLGLADMGFGREKTTYCYFAVCGTMYSPHHSIIRKLVTKSAILITVADDFYDMEGSLTELQFLTEAVQRWDGEGLTGPSKIIFDALDHFVRDMAAEFLDHERNEMNNRIQTLWKETFVSWMMETTWGRTGYTPSADEYLDVGMTSIAAHTIALPASSCLLNQRMPAHEIVNYDNETITNLLMLNARLLNDIQSYEKEQEEGKNNLVLLHLKENLNADIQDSIKYVKEILNENRMEFLERVLGNDNSEMSKECKNLHLSCLKVFEMFFNSSNLFDSKTALLEDIEKAIYIPPRNPLLKRTIKPNGTSASMEFPKKKGFPKMNLSINWHGCRNMNRIGQKLSRPISSHGCRVIHIAPQLTTLGFF; this is translated from the exons ATGGAATCTTATACTTCAGAAGCTGCAGTGTCGATTCAAGTTCTTGTGAAAGAGATGAAGCAGAAACTGTTCTCTCCACAGCTACAAAATTCATCAGAGTCTCCATCAGCTTATGATACTGCGTGGCTAGCCATGATTCCAGACTCAAATAACACCAAAAATCCCATGTTCAAATCCTGTGTGCAGTGGGTGTTGAACAATCAAAAAGAAGGAGGTTTCTGGGGAGATGAAGATTATCTTATTCACACACTTTCGTCCACTCTTGCATGCATTCTTGCACTCGCTACCTGGAATGTTGGTCCCAAAAATATCCAACTAG GAAAGTCATATGTTGTTACAAATGCGAAGAAGCTGCTTGACGGGAATGACAGGAAGCTTCCCCGCTGGTTTACCATCGTTTTTCCAGCAATGCTGGAGCAGGCAGAAAGAGTAGATCTGCATCTAAATCTACCTCGTGAGCTGAAAGCCTTGGTCTCCAGCTTTAATGTTGGCAG GGAGAAGATTGATGATGAGAATGAGCATACTTCACTGATAACGTTAAGTTGCCCCGAGGCTCATTTCTCTGCCTGTAATATTGATAAGCTACACTTGGTGAAGAATTTTACTGAAGATGGCTATATATTCAAATCACCCTTTGCCTCAGCGGCTGGGTATATGGCCACGGGCCATCCTGCGTTGCTCAAGTATCTGGAGTCTGTTGTTCAGAAATTCCCATGTGGAG TACCATCAGTGTATCCTGTGGATGAAGACCTCATAAAGCTCTGCACgcttgataaattaataaacctGGGATTGGCTGAGTATTTTGCTGTAGAAATAGAAGAAACATTAGCCCAAATCTACAG GAGTTACAACAAAAATAGAGCCAGAGAACAAGAAGACATTCACTTGGCACTAGTGAATATATACAAAGGAGCCTTGGCATTTCGTCTTTTGCGCTTCCATGGATTTGATGTGACTCCAG GGATATTCTGTTGGTTTTTTGATCATAAAAATATCATGGACCATCTGGAAGAGAACAGTGACTACTTTGCAAGTACACTGTACAACATTTATCGAGCTTCAGATCTTACATTTCCAGGAGAGACCGAACTCGATGATGCTAAATCATTTTCCAGGAGATTACTAGAGAGAATTGTGTCCGTGGAATATGATAGATATGGTGATAATATTTCCCAAAGTTTCAAACAAATG ATTAAGAAGGAGTTAACTAATCCGTGGATAGCTcgtgttgatcatcttgatcaTAGGATGtggattgaaaatataaatgccCCTCTTCTTTGCTTGGAAAAGCCTTCATTTTCAAG GTTATCATGTCTTGATGACGATATCCTAATTCAACTTTCTGTGCAAAATTACAATTTCCGGCAATCAATATTCAGGAGGGAATTAGAGGAACTGAAAAG CTGGTCTAAGCAGCTGGGCCTTGCTGACATGGGATTCGGACGGGAAAAAACCACCTACTGCTACTTTGCTGTGTGTGGTACCATGTATTCTCCCCATCATTCAATTATCAGAAAGCTAGTAACAAAAAGTGCAATTTTGATTACTGTGGCTGATGATTTTTATGACATGGAAGGGTCTCTTACTGAACTGCAATTCTTGACAGAGGCAGTGCAAAG ATGGGATGGTGAAGGTCTAACTGGCCCAAGCAAGATTATTTTCGATGCCCTTGATCATTTTGTAAGAGACATGGCAGCAGAGTTTCTTGATCATGAAAGAAATGAGATGAATAATAGAATACAAACCTTG TGGAAAGAAACTTTCGTGTCATGGATGATGGAAACTACGTGGGGAAGAACCGGATATACACCATCTGCTGATGAATACCTTGATGTTGGCATGACTTCCATAGCTGCACACACCATAGCTCTTCCAGCCTCTTCATGTTTATTAAATCAACGAATGCCTGCTCATGAGATCGTCAACTATGATAATGAGACTATTACAAATTTGCTTATGCTTAATGCGCGATTGTTGAATGACATTCAAAGTTATGAG AAGGAACAAGAAGAGGGGAAAAACAATCTTGTCTTGCTCCATCTCAAAGAAAATCTAAATGCGGATATTCAAGACTCAATCAAGTATGTCAAGGAAATACTAAATGAAAACAGAATGGAATTCCTTGAGCGGGTTCTGGGAAATGACAACAGTGAGATGTCGAAAGAATGCAAAAATCTACACTTGTCATGCTTAAAAGTATTCGAGATGTTCTTCAACTCCAGCAATCTATTTGACTCGAAAACAGCTCTGCTCGAAGACATAGAGAAAGCCATCTATATTCCTCCAAGAAATCCATTGTTGAAGAGAACCATCAAACCAAATGGAACATCTGCTTCCATGGAATTCCCGAAGAAGAAAGGCTTTCCCAAAATGAATTTAAGTATAAATTGGCATGGTTGCAGAAACATGAATAGGATTGGACAGAAACTTTCCAGGCCAATCTCAAGTCATGGCTGCAGAGTAATCCATATTGCACCGCAGCTAACAACTCTTGGCTTCTTTTGA